One part of the Dermacentor silvarum isolate Dsil-2018 chromosome 6, BIME_Dsil_1.4, whole genome shotgun sequence genome encodes these proteins:
- the LOC125946124 gene encoding acanthoscurrin-1-like gives MKAVLCLAALTVTFAVAAAGGLGGLGYGGGLGYGGGIGHGGFGGIGGGIGHGGFGGIGGGLGHGGLGGIGGIGGLGGFGYGGGYGGRYGGTYAGSYAGTYGGSYGGGYGGHLGGLYG, from the exons ATGAAGGCCGTG CTTTGCCTCGCTGCCCTGACCGTCACTTTCGCCGTTGCCGCCGCCGGTGGCTTGGGTGGCCTCGGCTACGGTGGTGGTCTTGGCTATGGTGGCGGCATTGGCCACGGTGGCTTTGGTGGCATTGGCGGCGGCATTGGCCACGGCGGCTTTGGTGGCATTGGCGGCGGCCTAGGCCACGGTGGCTTGGGTGGCATTGGCGGCATTGGCGGCCTCGGTGGCTTCGGCTATGGCGGAGGATACGGTGGCCGCTACGGGGGAACCTACGCCGGCAGCTACGCTGGCACCTACGGTGGCAGCTACGGTGGCGGATACGGTGGTCACCTCGGCGGCCTCTACGGCTAA